The genomic DNA CCTTCTCTGATTGTTGCAGCTCAGCGGTGGTATCAGCTGGAGCTGCTCACTATGCCGTCGGCAGGCCTTCTGATGGAAATCTGAACGCTGCAGGAACGAACACCATGGCCTGTTCTGCTGCAAGTCAAGGTAGGATAACCTGTTTGTCTCCACCACCAACCAAGAAACCTCTTTCTAAATGGCAACTCAACAGTGATGCTTTTTCTGATGGCTGGACTATTTTTAGAGTTACGTGAGAGTATGAGGCAATATATTTTTATAACTTGACACAGTGTATTTTGATACGATGCTGCATGCTGTtagaaaaagctgtttttcaatCTAAAATACTGTGGACTATAGCGCTTGTTGAGCATTTAATAACTTTTGGTACATTTAGaacagtaaacacacaaaccGTGTGACTTCTGTTGTGTTGTCTCTCCACATAAACAGATTCagcacctgttctcaatcacatCGATAAAATCTCTCTCTCGCATTACATATCCCTTATTTCTTGACATGCACTTACATAAAGACAAACCACAAACAGGAGATCTAAATGCACATTGTGCCTAATTTTCATGAAACTGATTTTTGAGGAGTCTCGGCTTAAAAACAGTTGCAATCCAGTTTCTTTGCCTTCCTagtactgtattttttatagcACCAAACAACTATTACAAGTAGGCCAGGATCATGTGCTATTTACAGGCATTCTAAAGCCATAATATTATAATTACAGCAAATTCAactaattcaatttattttaaacttagaAAACCTTGTTGTTGgatgttgttttgcttttgttatgctgttttgtgtgtggggggggggttgtttttgtttttgttgcttaaaTGAATTTTAACATCTGGATATGTATTATAGAAATATCTAATTCTCCAATTGAAAAGTTATCAAATTGTCCATTGTAAACACCAAACCACTGCTAGAACAACccaactgaaaacctgcagATCTATTCACAACACGCTGGATTATCATTACATTTTCCAGTTGTCAGTTCTTAAGaatggtacattttttttcaatctttttctCACAACTTACTTTGTTCAAATTCCAtccaagaacaacaacaaattaaatatcaaaaatgggaaaactaATGCTGATGAATGATATTTTGTtgctactattttttttttttaatgctaagCCACAaagtcaccttttttttttcttaagaggAATGTTAAGTCCACAATTCCAACTGTTTCCACAGATGTATCCTCAGGAGCCAGTACGACATACTTGCCAGCTACAGCCATGAAGACTTATCCCATGTCAGACACAGGATTTCCCTCACACCAGCCAGAGTCAAAGGTCAGACAAATGTTTTGGggctgtctttttttctggattATTACACTTTGTCTCGGCACATAAATCAAATCTTatgacaggttaaaaaaatgtcagtgataATAGAACAGCTGTTATTCAAGAACAGGAATCTCTGATTGTatggaaaaaacaataaatgagtAATATTTGACTCTTGTCAATTACTTTCGGAATAATGTGCCCAGCTGGCGCTAGCTGTTGGTGTCCTTTTGTGCAGAGTAAGATGATATTTTACTAGACGTTATCCCTAATGATGTTTAGACTGTTACTAACACTGAATGTCTTCCTTGTGTTTTTGAAGAGTTTGTAGCTCAGCAGCAGGAAAAAGTTTATAAGGTGTGTAATGAATTGACCCTGAATGTGTCCTGTGTAATGAATGAACTCAGATCCTCCTGTTGACAGCTGCTGGGGCCCAAAGCAGGCTTTGTTCAGGCTTGACAACTCTTTTCCACTGATGTGGATAACTTGACAAACTAGATCATTAAACTATGGATAAAggaatatgcattttttttcatatattcgTATTTTACCATCTAAGGATTCTTCATCCTCCAGATACAATTTAATTGTACATTTGTGAAATCATTTATACTTTCCGATTGTCGTATGTATTCTTTAAAACTTtatcatacttttttttttgtactcacAATAACTAATTTATTTTAGGCTGGGGGagacacatttaaaatttttaagtgCATCTACATAGTAAAAATTCTAGCCTGTTCAGCCTTTGATTTTCTGCCTTTCAGATCAGAAACAGTTCCAGTAACAGCATTAAAGCAGCTGTCTGGACAGGCTTTCTACAGGCCCACGCTCCAAATAAATCACACATGTAACACGTGTTTATTAGCACtacatctttttttattattattcagtaCAGAAGCAACAGATTTCAGTGACATTTAACATAAGCTTAAATGTAGACACAgaagctttgtttgttttattttgaggtTTCTCCTCGACCCTTCAATctgtaaatgcaaataaattaaacagaGTAAAATTGAGGGTATACAATCTATTTCACAAATGTGGAGGTTTaccaaaaatgaagcaaagatTAATGTTAATCTCAACACGTCATCTGAAATTCCTATTAATTAAGACTATTCCTAGAAGCTTAGCTTTCCAACCTGTAGCCCTACAGTCTGTTTGCCTCTTCAGGAGCCTTGGCTTTTGACTTGGGCggaaaacagcagctgttgaTAGGCGTCCGTCATGGTAGTCTCTTGAAAAGTGCAGTGCAAATGATAAGTCAGGTGAAAGGTGCCTGAAATTAGCCCCAGCGAACCTGCTCTACTGCTGATTCCCAGCGTGGAGCTTTCAACAGTCATTGGGCATTAATACGCTCACCATGTAGGAGCTCCAACATGCTTACAGACACATACCTAATGCACTGTGCAGCCTTTACATTATTAATTTTAGCTGCAGTTTTGTCAAGCTCAACGtcatgcacaaaaaacacattgcaTAATGAGTGTCCGCATCTGTTTTACATGTTCTTAAGTAATACTACACTATTCAGTCTATTGTctcacacatatatatatttttaagttGCAGCTTCTGAAGTGAAAAAccttttgatgtttttcagctcagtgtttgtgatattttgatccttttttcaaaattttaccATACATAAAATACAGTTGAAAGCATTTTAACAAActtcagctgaaaacacaaataatgacAAGACTAACTTGAATGAATTTCATTTAGTTTATCCAGAAGTCACTGCAGTTTGGAAGATATGTGTTAGATGCCTGCAGAATCTCAAATCTTATTTTGAAGCCACTCACCTGTTGCACATACAGTTTGTCATCTCTTCGTTTAACCAGTTAATTTACCATCTAAACTCAAGTCACAATATGTAGTCTTTACAAAATCATgcaatattgtgcattttagagtatgaaaattaataaaaatgtttttcaataagataaaaaaaacaatcagacaaagaaaaaatttaCAACggtgaatttaaaaataatttgtctaGCGAAAAAGAATTTGAGTAATGAAATGTAAGCTCAAAATACACAGTACAGTTTGGGCAATGTGAAGAATGCATCAAAGATTTGAGAAAAAAGGTTTGCATGACTGAAAAACTGATCCAGATTTTGATGCCATATTGGTTCAGTTACATCCCCTCTTACTGCAAAGCCACTTCTTTCACATGCGTGTGTCCGTTTTGTATCAGCCATTTGTTCTTTCCTTCGTTGCCAAGGGGATCTATTAAACAGGACCCTGAACTTATTTATGTGATATGTCATATGCTTCACTGGACGGTTATTGAAAAaggatttttattgtattacagtGAAAGTATTTATAGGCTGTGCTACATGAGCTAATGTTAGTTGCTATAAACACACACCTGTTGAAGCAGAACATgtggttttactgtttttaaagctgCGCATTGAGGTAACAGCACttcaatgcacacacacaacatgcaaTGGTAATATGTGGGATTTTCAATGTATTGAGTTTATTTTGTGATtatgcagataaaaaaaattaaaggtaattacatttacataataTTTGTCAAAATCAAAAGAAACACCTTTGGTAAAGTATTTCAAAATATGAATTTCAATTGATTTTGTGatcaaaataaagaacaaaggAACATTTGCTACATCCTGCACATAGAAGCTTGTACATACATGTTTGTCCATATTTATGCAGACATACAAACTGCTTTGAACTGCATTGTCCAGCGTGAAGCTGCACAGTAGCTTCTTGCGGCAGAACTTGAACAGAGATAAACACAGGATTACAGCTAACTGCTGTTAGGAGCACAGACCTAAAGACCCCTGGGTCACACCCCCAGGCAGCCGTGTAAAGTTTCAGTCTGGTGAAAGACTGGTAAAGTGATCCGTGGAATGGTGCGAGCAGTCTGCACAGGAACGTAGGGAGAAACTGTGAAACCAAACTGACCATCTCCCCGGATCCTCCAACATGGATCCTACTTTGTACAAATAAACAGACGGGTCCTTGGGAGAGATTCCAGCTGATGTCGGGCACCTCGCTGTCAGTGAAAGCAGTGAAAGCACAGCGTGAAATGGTTGTTATCGCTTTACAGCATTTGGTCCTTGTTTGCAAGGTCATAATGTTGAGAGTGTAAAGTTTTTAAGGTCAAAATATACAGCTGAACACACAGGAGGAGGTAAAGGAGGTTAAGCCAGGAACGTTCCCACAACACTGGCTGAAATTACCCACAAGTTCTTATAATCTGTCAAGGTTAAAGTGAACGAAGACAGAATGTTTTAACATTCAGAAGATGCTGTCAAATTACGTTTCTCTATAACAGCagaaccaacattcaaaaagtGTATCAAAGTGTTCTCGAGGCCTCAAATGATAGAATGTTTTTTCCCAAAACATTCCTGTAATGTGGCATAATAACAAACGTAGAACATTTTGCCTGTGgtattctgaggatgttttggggatgctGCTGTTGAGAAAGTTCTCCTAGAAACGATTCCTACAATGTTGAATCACAACAAAGgaaggatgttctcaatgcaacatatgaaaaatgttttaaggcCATTCCCATTTAGAAGACTATTCTGggaattattaaattattaaaaaatatcactagaactgtgaaaacaaaaaatgatagCAGGGTTACCACTCTTTAGTGTAGTCTGTAGTGTACAGCTGACTTTTGACGTCAAAAGGCTTTACTTGTTTTTATAACTTTTCTCTTAAGGCTAAACTATAATGACCTGAAAattaaaattcagaaaaaagcCTCCTTTAATAGAAACTGTAATAAACTCATTATTAATTGCCAATTAAATTAGAAGATTTTTAAGCTAACCATGCCTCAGTATCACTACAAAATGCATTTCCATGTGCTTTTAAATCATTATAATCGAGCTCTAGTGAATGTCAACATCTATCCTGCTCCATGTTGGTGATTCATTTatccaatttttttattttggttgttcCACGTGTCAGGAGTCCCGTTTGCATTTTCAAGAGGCCTTGGCAGCACGTGTGTTACCTCCTTGTGAGGAGGAGGCAGTGACACCATAACTCTGTACTTCTGGTCTGCGGTCCACAGAAACAGCTACTGTTGGAAGCCTGAGCCAACCTTGAGAACGATATTACTGCTGTGGTCAAACTGTCTGGAGCTTTCAGAGACAGACAACATTTTACAAGTCAGATTTTAGAGTGTGCAGCGAGCAGCGACCAACACTCTTGTTCTCTCTAATATTCCAAGGGCATAAACAGCCTATTCCTGGATCTGTTTATTGAGCCCAACCTGCATTGACCTTTCTGTATCCTGGTGGTGGTGTTGGCTCTGGCATAGAGCTCTTAAGAGAATTATCACTCTTAGATCTGGAGCTGTTTATGTCATCGTGCTGGCCAGAAACCATTAGGTTGTGAATAGAAATAACCAACCAAAATGTAGAGTATCTGAATTGCACAAGAGCAATGCTGAAAGCAAATGGAACACCTCAGGTTTTTGTAGTCACACGTTCCATGTGAGCAGTGcacaatgtctgtttttttctcttttatttcaacatgCATGGTAAGTGTATTTCTAGTTTGAAAATTGCCTCCTCCCCTTTATGCATTCTACGCTTCAGTTAAGTgaagtgtgtgttattgttggaTTTTTCCCTGGGCAAATTCCGTGTAAAAAACAGACCCTGGCTGCTGGTCCAAAGGAGAACAGCACTGCCAGTCTGTCCCACACATGGAACTGTCTGTCAGGTCTGTCAGCCAGAGAAgtgggaagaggaggaggaggggaacgGGACAAATTGCAGTTGCAGCACAAATTGCAGAAATAAGACTCCGAGATATAACAAGCTGAATTTACAACCGCTTTCTGCAGTGATGTCAAAGGAACATGAGGTGTCAAACGGCATGTTGACCAGCTACTTTGATGATGGATATAGACCATGCATTTTCAGAGTTGCATTATATAGCAGTGAGACAAACAGCTACTAAAAGGAGGCATGCAGCTCACCAGAACACTAAAGGTGAATGCAATGAGCCTTCGACATGcatttgaatgacaacatcATCGCTGCAGGTGGAGCTTGTTGTTTTGCTGATCTTTGACACATTCTGCTCTCTAAAGGTTGCTTTAGACAGAGAACGAGACTCAAATAAAGGGAAGGATGGAGGTAAAGGAGAAATTAATATAATATGATTTTTATCTTGCAACCACACGTTCAATAAAATGGTGCTAACAGCTTCtctgaataatttttttcaagTGTTGAGACATGTGTTTCAAATGTATGAAATATCTGAAGGCCAGTCAGCCGACACGTCTCTAAATCCAAACAAGAAAACTTCCATTATCACGGCTGCACAACTGCCAAGGAACTATTAATAGGTGCAGTGAGGTGGACTGTTTCAAGGAGAGAAAATTACATGACGTCCTGTCTGACAGTATTACATTGATATTAGACAGATTAGTTTCTACAGCATGTCTGACTTTAATGTGATACACAGAATTGTAAAATGTCACACAAGTATTTCTGGTGACACACAGCACACACGCACTGTACAGCTGAAAATCAACACACACTGCACTGGTGTCACTGTCAGAAGATCAACACTACCAGACAACACTTGGCTCCAGCATGATGACACTAATGGGTGTAACAATGGGTCTGCAATGTTGTGGACAACTAATGCTCCAGCCACTGTGTCCACCACAACCAATTAACTGTTACCTATCGGGTACAAAAAATACAACTCTCACAAAAATATTGTGTAGTAACGCAGCAGGTGCCCTACAAACATGACTGAACACAATTTagcatgctttttttgttgctaaGCACACAGTTATGTGAGACGATCAGTATTAACTCTGTTAAGAGTTACGGCAGACGTcactgaaagaaaagagaaaagtggTCGTATAAATTTGTAATAAgaattttaaaactatttaaaaataaattctccACCAAAGCTGTTAAAATTAAATGTCATGACTTAAAAAAAAGGGAATCAGACACTGTGTTTGGAGCTCTCAGCCTTCTGTTTGGAGCTATATTCATTGAATGACTGCTCCCTGTATCTCTGCCGTCCTGTGCTCATTATGGGACTGACAGGTTGACACCTGAACGCAGCTCCATGTCCACTGGTCAGGGTGTTAATAGCCTTGTAAACAGgatgaagtgattttaatttTGGCACCAGTGCAAGTCTGAGCGTGTAAATATTGATAAGCTGGTGTGAAGGTTGTTGATTCAGATTGGCAACAGATGTTTTAATGTCTGTTGGTCAGATTATTGGTCAGATTTTCATATGTATGTTTAAAACAACATGGTTACTGAaagtttgtattattattattttttatttccagcCATTTCCTCCCAGAAAAGCCACCGCAGGTCGAGTCGTTCACATCTGCAACCTCCCTGAAGGCAGCTGCACAGAGAATGATGTAATCAACCTGGGGCTCCCCTTCGGCAAAGTCACCAACTACATTTTAATGCGTTCTACCCATCAGGTACAATATTAGGATTATTTATCGCTGCTGATCATTTGTTATTCCTATTTGCAAAAAACATATTAGCATTTTCAATTATAGTTTCCTGGTTCACATCAATatagaaattacatttctggCACACATATTTTGCTTACATTAGTACAAAAAGACTAACTTCTACATTCAAAGTAAGCACAGTACACCATCAGTCACAGTCATTTCCTTTATTTGGGCATTTACATGTTATTGTAGTACAGCTGCTTGTCAGACATGTGACGGACCTTTCATATTAATCCTATTGATCAGGATGCTTGCAAACCACAGAGCTAAACTATATGTATATTGTTAAATCTCACaggttctttatttatttattagtcaGTTTTTTAGAACTTTGTGTTAATTAGGAATACATATGTTTTGGGATCAATCATTTTGAAGGAGACAGACACAAGTAAAGTAAAACTAATATTGTACTTGGGATAAAGGCTGCCATTTCTatcaaagaaaaatatatattttaattttcccCCAATTCACAATTGAACTGTTTTTCctacattaataataataataatttattttctagATTGCATCAATTAATTTGAGAGAAGATAAGAGAATATTTTACTTATGTGGTTGTTTCTTACAGTGCTTTATTCTTAGAGTCAACAGGGAGTCTTGTTGGTAGtccttaaatgttaaatatgttggAAGAATGAGGGTTTATCCATGTAGCGTTGTGTTTAATTACATTCTGCCAAACTTACAGTCATCTTAAACGTCTTGCTGATTTCTGTCCCAGGATCTCCTGAAAATGCTTTGATTCCATTTTTATCCTCGTTTGGAACAAATGTGTCAGATCACCACTTTTTCTCTGTATACCTTTGTGATTATCTGCATCTTTTTGCTGTTGCAGCTGTTGTGTGATATCATGTACTCTGTCATAACTTACTGGCTGTTTAACTACCAGTACTTGACAGCTCACTTGGGTTTTAAGGTTTCACTTGGTGGAACATGAATATCACCCCTATCAAATTCAAAGCATTCATACTAAAATCACGGCACTGGCTGCGGAGACTAAGGCAACCGTTCTGATGATTTATTATGGTGATAAAATGTGATCCCTgatcatgatgattttttttttacagattctctTGCATCCGCTCTGTCATCTGaagtttgaaatatgtttgagtAGATTAGTTATGAAATGACAAAGCTGTCAGAAGGGGGGGTTATTGTTTATGGCAACTTTCTGTTCTCCATGAAGGCGTTTCTGGAGATGGCGTACATGGAGGCAGCTCAGGCCATGGTTCAATACTACCAGCTGACTCCAGCCATGATCAACAATCAGAAACTTCTTATACGAATGTCTAAGAGGTACAAGGAGCTGCAACTCAAGGTAAAACTGAAGAATAAGGTAAACAGCAGGTTGTGTATGTGGTAAACGACTACTAAAGTtgaatgttttttctgtgtagAAACCAGGGAAAGATGTTCAGTCAATCATCCAGGATATTACCTCACAGCGGGAGAGGGACGAGATGCAGGAAGTTGAACAGTAAGGCAATTTTTTTACACTACTGTGGGGTTCAGATGCTTATTTTTATCTAATGGGGGTTTGAAAGGAAATCCTGTGATATGAAAATGAGGATTTCTTGATGTAATCTACTTCACCATCTTTCTCCAGCTACATGCCAGAGAGAGCTCGATCTCGCAGCCCAATCAGCCGCTCTCTGAGTCCTCATTCCCACAGTCCCAGTTTCACATCATGCAGTTCAGCCCACAGTCCTCAAGGTGCAGCCTGCAGGGGTCCAGAGAGAGGCAGCAACGGCCTGGGCCCCCATCGGAGCTCCTGGGATTGGCCGAGGGAGCGGGACGACCCGTGGAGGAATGGGAGCAGCGTAGATGATGAACGGCCAAACGGACGGGCGTCTGACCGTCGGAAGACCTACCAGAAACCCTTAGATCATCTCAGCCTGAGATCTGCAGatgagcgaggaggaggaggaggaggaggaggaggtgaagggaTGAAGGGCAGCAGAGACTGGCACCCACGAGGAAGCCCTCAAGGCTTCAACTCATACAGGAACATGGAAGATGATTTCTACATGGAACAAGTGTACAAGTCCGACAAGCCGCCCAGGCCTCCGTACCAACGGCACGACACAAAGTCAAAGAGGAGGGACGGTGGCGACTACCACAGTAGATCAAGACATTCTGAGTTTGAGATGACTGAGGATTCACTTTGCAGAACAGCAGAAGACAAGAGGCAGAGTTCACCAGGCAGAGGCAGGAGCAAGAGAAGCAGCAGGAGGCACACAACTGCAGAGAAACAGGAGAGAGAAAATACTACTGAAAATACTGTGAGTAACTTTTGTAGTTGTGCGTTATTGTTACTTTACATCCACCATGCCCTTCTAgcgaatattttctttttacaggatcgccattcaaaagaaaaatctgtttcacCTCAGCAAAGCAATAAGTCAAAAGAGGCTACTGAATGTAGTAAAGACACTGTAAGTAAGCCTGATCTATATTATACAAGCACACAGGTTAAGTGCAAACAAACTCACACTATGGAGTGTTAACAGCTCTTTTCTTGACCTGTTTCCTCAGAAGAAGGAGTGGGAAAGTGCAGAAGACACGGATGAAGAGTGCTGGTATCCTAAGAACATGGAGGAACTAGTGACTGTTGATGAAGTGGGAGAAGAAGATGATTCCATTATTGAGCCAGACCTTTCTGAGCTAGAGGAGTTTGCATCCTGTCCTAAAGCGGTGGTTGAATCAGTGGAGGAACATGTATCGCCATCTGCATCTTCTTTGGAGGTGCAGCAGACATCGAATGAGAAATCAAAAGAGGAAGAGTCTTGTTTGGATATTGGAGATCAGGTGGCAACAACTGAGAAAGCAGAGAATGTTCTAACTGCAACCAGTCCTGAAGAGCAGAAAACCAGTCCAGTGACTTCTGAGCAATCGGTCACTAACCTCGGTGAATTCCCCACTGAGGAGTTTAAGGCAGCACTGGAGGAAACATGCACAGAGGACAGTAAAGTAACAAACAATGAGCCATCAGAAGAGTCAGTGGAAAACCACATTTGCGAATCAGAGGACAGTAAAACCCAGGAAGTAGCATCGGTCATGGAGACGATCAATAATGTCCAACACAAGGATGGCCTTCATAAAAAAGGTACTTCTCAAAACTGGAGTTTGCAGAAGAATCAAGTCATTAGTTGCAGAAAGAATCTTAGCTTAATATCTTCCATAAAAATAATGCAGATTTGCTTTCAGTAAAGATTAAAGTAATGTTGGTAATTTGATGGACAAACATCTCTAGTTTTACTTAATACAACTGattcattttctatatttttgtcatattctttgctgtttaaatttactttattttctgtggttgtacagtatagtatagtatagtatagtatagtatagtatagtatagtatagtatagtatagtatagtatagtacagtcaaaaaaatttttttggacTGTTTCTAATTGCAATTATttgtcaaattacagataataactagtaaaatcacagaaaaaagtattgattcaaacacaacaataaaacaatgatcaaatgtataaataaagtcAACATTAAAGACCTCTATTTCTATGTATTGTAAAacaataatgattaaaaaatagtaaataatttattaaacaaTTGTTTTAGAGATTTTCTTTGCACAAGCTAAAACTGTGCATAATGTTCACATCAGGAATCAGtattttcacactttcacaATGTGTCaccataaaaataatattacagttttactgcatttaaatctgactattatttaattgtttatttatttattttcagatattGTAGCTTATGTTTTTCTggcctttttcttcatttttttaaaaaaatgtgtgtctTATTGTGTATGACCTTTGTAATAAATACACTTGTTACAAGTCACTTACTATATACTTACTAATATTTATCAAAACagttgaagattttttttctgcagcccTCATATTTAGTGCCataaattcagatttaaaaaaaaaaaaacattgtcacCAAAGCAAACAGAAGTGTTATAGAGAATTTGCCTTTCTCATAATTTAATTCTGCCTTTCATAGATATTGAGGCCCCATCGCCATCGCGAGAACaagataaaactgtcagtgaaCACAGCATCCCTTTGGGTAAGCGCAACATATTTTGTTTCTATGACTGTCATACCAATAAAATCTTTGAGGATTATTGAGTAGCCAAAGTGTAGTCCATATGTTTCTTATTTTCTCATCAAATAGCTTACATGAAATAGATTTAGCAGTATATCAGACGCTGGATAAAACCCAACTGCTTAGCATTTAGATTTCAGTTCAAGTTATTTTCACAGGTTTCCAATTTGATTTAATGGTCACAAAATGTCACACACGAAAAGTCTCGAACAGGCCTCACAAAGCTTAGTACTTGTAATTTTGGTCCCCCAGATGGAAGTTTAAATTTGAGTAGTCATTTAAATCCAGGAGTGGAGTTGTCTATCTTCCACGAAATCCTGTAGATCTTCTTCTGGGAACTTGATACTAAAGAAATAATCACCTTTTTCCAAACTCACTGTGGCATTCTGATCATCTGCACaactattttattaattatgaATTTCGGGTAATTAGTAACAGACTGCACTGAAGACTGCCAGAGTGAACAACCTGATTGTATGTAGAATTCAGTTCATGTTTAGTGTTCATTGCCGTAAAAAATGGCCTGTTCTATCTGATGGCCTGGTGGTCC from Amphiprion ocellaris isolate individual 3 ecotype Okinawa chromosome 4, ASM2253959v1, whole genome shotgun sequence includes the following:
- the rbm20 gene encoding RNA-binding protein 20 isoform X1, whose protein sequence is MQRAWDRTNSIESAKKGHTKMLGKGQSGGYLPETTSEALQSITAVPLDNTDKKGLQVGIQLPGSVQTGPQQQNQQLLLTPASLQLAQLQAQLALHRLKLAQGGNTATAATVLSQVLSNVNMSQPLFNQLRTSSMVGNPQGAFPTGVLGFPSSNSALGALVGGGFSQNPGNVRLSHPCGGGTMGQEGEEFGKKSGSTYPCDTDRRLQYNFSGGTSAASATAGDGQYSVINTQAKNVTNVGFHRDFYGQDLKGQQAGYNVNEQRMNIYNSTGHKEQWKGHANLTHTGKVDMVSNPTVWAAAGQPVRSRTELYNPEEPTPDPKLICSTVVSSFGSSGTQGFGGYQPLHGSEETLSSGTRILQPYQVNDFHAVTPTQLPHQCSICDKKVYNLKDWDQHVKGKLHLQNRTLYTAESSAVVSAGAAHYAVGRPSDGNLNAAGTNTMACSAASQDVSSGASTTYLPATAMKTYPMSDTGFPSHQPESKPFPPRKATAGRVVHICNLPEGSCTENDVINLGLPFGKVTNYILMRSTHQAFLEMAYMEAAQAMVQYYQLTPAMINNQKLLIRMSKRYKELQLKKPGKDVQSIIQDITSQRERDEMQEVEHYMPERARSRSPISRSLSPHSHSPSFTSCSSAHSPQGAACRGPERGSNGLGPHRSSWDWPRERDDPWRNGSSVDDERPNGRASDRRKTYQKPLDHLSLRSADERGGGGGGGGGEGMKGSRDWHPRGSPQGFNSYRNMEDDFYMEQVYKSDKPPRPPYQRHDTKSKRRDGGDYHSRSRHSEFEMTEDSLCRTAEDKRQSSPGRGRSKRSSRRHTTAEKQERENTTENTDRHSKEKSVSPQQSNKSKEATECSKDTKKEWESAEDTDEECWYPKNMEELVTVDEVGEEDDSIIEPDLSELEEFASCPKAVVESVEEHVSPSASSLEVQQTSNEKSKEEESCLDIGDQVATTEKAENVLTATSPEEQKTSPVTSEQSVTNLGEFPTEEFKAALEETCTEDSKVTNNEPSEESVENHICESEDSKTQEVASVMETINNVQHKDGLHKKDIEAPSPSREQDKTVSEHSIPLGVEFIVPRTGFYCKLCGLFYTSEETAKTSHCRSTVHYRNLQKYLSQLAEESLSGAFTDPSAAQ
- the rbm20 gene encoding RNA-binding protein 20 isoform X2, which codes for MSADPSITAVPLDNTDKKGLQVGIQLPGSVQTGPQQQNQQLLLTPASLQLAQLQAQLALHRLKLAQGGNTATAATVLSQVLSNVNMSQPLFNQLRTSSMVGNPQGAFPTGVLGFPSSNSALGALVGGGFSQNPGNVRLSHPCGGGTMGQEGEEFGKKSGSTYPCDTDRRLQYNFSGGTSAASATAGDGQYSVINTQAKNVTNVGFHRDFYGQDLKGQQAGYNVNEQRMNIYNSTGHKEQWKGHANLTHTGKVDMVSNPTVWAAAGQPVRSRTELYNPEEPTPDPKLICSTVVSSFGSSGTQGFGGYQPLHGSEETLSSGTRILQPYQVNDFHAVTPTQLPHQCSICDKKVYNLKDWDQHVKGKLHLQNRTLYTAESSAVVSAGAAHYAVGRPSDGNLNAAGTNTMACSAASQDVSSGASTTYLPATAMKTYPMSDTGFPSHQPESKPFPPRKATAGRVVHICNLPEGSCTENDVINLGLPFGKVTNYILMRSTHQAFLEMAYMEAAQAMVQYYQLTPAMINNQKLLIRMSKRYKELQLKKPGKDVQSIIQDITSQRERDEMQEVEHYMPERARSRSPISRSLSPHSHSPSFTSCSSAHSPQGAACRGPERGSNGLGPHRSSWDWPRERDDPWRNGSSVDDERPNGRASDRRKTYQKPLDHLSLRSADERGGGGGGGGGEGMKGSRDWHPRGSPQGFNSYRNMEDDFYMEQVYKSDKPPRPPYQRHDTKSKRRDGGDYHSRSRHSEFEMTEDSLCRTAEDKRQSSPGRGRSKRSSRRHTTAEKQERENTTENTDRHSKEKSVSPQQSNKSKEATECSKDTKKEWESAEDTDEECWYPKNMEELVTVDEVGEEDDSIIEPDLSELEEFASCPKAVVESVEEHVSPSASSLEVQQTSNEKSKEEESCLDIGDQVATTEKAENVLTATSPEEQKTSPVTSEQSVTNLGEFPTEEFKAALEETCTEDSKVTNNEPSEESVENHICESEDSKTQEVASVMETINNVQHKDGLHKKDIEAPSPSREQDKTVSEHSIPLGVEFIVPRTGFYCKLCGLFYTSEETAKTSHCRSTVHYRNLQKYLSQLAEESLSGAFTDPSAAQ